The nucleotide window CCACTTCAACAGGGAGATTGAAGCTACCCGCAAGCGCTATGATGAGATCACTTTCCGCTGGATCCAATGGTTCCGCCCCCAGCGGCTTGGCGCCTATCGTTAGTTCGCCTGTAATTGCATCTAATCTTGGATCTGCCCAGGGCCAGGATCATCCTCCTACTTCTGTCCATTCCCAAACACCTGCTCAACAGTTGGCTAAATTTGTTCCAGGGGGTTTGGGCGACTTCCGTCCAGAGTCTGGTCCGGAAGCTAGTATCAATATGTCCCGTTCGGCCAGTCACGAGGCGCATACAGAGCTCCATCGAGAAATCCCATCTTTGGAAGGAATTAGGAGAAAAGTTAACAACAGTAAAGGAGAGGATCAGCGCAGGTTGGGCTTGCCCAACGAGAGAGAAacggagaaagagaagagcaagagtTCTGTCGAGAGTACTGGCGAGGTAACATCTATTAGCTCAGTCGAAggcgagaagaaaaagcacCCGTTACGGCACTCTTGGTAAGTTTATACGGTGATTCATCAGTCTTGCAGTACTGACATTATATCAGGACATTATACTACGATTCCAAAACATACAAGCCTGATCCGTCCTTGATTGCTCCCAAACAAGGGGATAAGATTCTTGCCGATTACGAGATGACGCTCTTGACTGTCGGCAAGTTTGACACTGTAAGTCTGCCGACAGGGCGCTCAACGCACTGACTGACTTGTGAACAGGTTGAAGGCTTTGCACGGCATTTTAACAACGTCCGTCTCCCAAGTCAACTCactccatcatccaactaccatctcttcaagaACGGTATTCGACCCATGTGGGAAGATCCAGCCAATGCCAACGGTGGAAAATGGGTTATTCTTTTCCGTTCATCACCTGGAACCCTCGATATTGCCTGGGCAAACTTGACCATGGCGCTCATTGGTGAAATTCTTGATCCGGAAAATCAAGTGTGTGGGATCGTGGGCAGTACGCGACCCAAGGTCGATAGGCTTCAAGTATGGACAAGAGGTAAAGATGATGTGGAAGGCCTAAACCAGCTAGGGAAGAGGATCGTGGAGATTATGGCTTTAGAAGGGAGGGATGCCGATAGCATGTCTATGGAGTATCAAGTGAGTCATAATATATGAGCATCAAAAAGTCAGCTGATTGGAATAAAAGTACAACACAAATGACTCCCGGCCGCCACCCAACAAATTTATCCACATCCCTTATGCCAATCGTGCACCATCTACGCCATCACGATCCATGTCAGCCGCCTTCCAAGGTCCATCAGGATCATTCGGCGGCATGGGCCAGACCCGGACACAGTCGTCGTCAGGTGTCAATCTCATTCACCCTTTACCAATTCCGCCGCACTCACCTGTTGTCATCAAGGGCGATCATGGGTCGGGAAATAATGCAGcagggatgaagaggggaTTGAGTAATGACAACCCGTTCACGGGGCCGTTAGATTTGGTCAGATAGGAGAATTATGGTTCGAAGGAAGGTGTGACCGGTGTGTAGGCTGTCCAAGGATCGAACGGTGTCACTGTTTTAGCAATCTTCATCTATCAATTATCATCTTGCATTCATGCGTTGCTGGTGTTTTGCGATATATCTCATGCTTTCTATTATGTATGCATTTGCTTCATTTATCGTCATCaggttgaggaaggggtggaCATTTCGTCTTGTTCTGTCTATCACGCCACTGCCGATTCCGTTCCGCCTCCGGAAAGAAAATCTACTGGCAAAATGAAGATAGAACCAGGAGATGTGTTATTGTGATACATGCAGTCGAGCTGGATTCtatgcctttttccttctctccgtTGCCACTTCCTCATTATCGTCAATATTCAATTTTCAACAATTTACATTTGCTGTTTTTGAGCTTCGATCTGTCGGACAATGTAGAGCGATGAATCGAGGAACCGGTCTACACAGTTCTCGAGGCATTGGGCTTCGGATCTATCCAAGGAAACCATGTCAGAAAACATGATTAAGTCGTGAAACAGTTACACACTTTGAAAACTTGGAGCTAATACCACCGGTGATACAGCTGTTGATTGATAAATTAGTCCTTTTCTATTGCTCCCTAGCATGAAGATATTGAATATCAACGTACGTGTTCCAACCTGGAAATGGACAGTCAGTAAAGCGAAGATCGATTTTCTTGCGCGATGGACTTACAGGTGTTGGTGAGCTCGTGGATGGAAGCTTGGAGCTTGGCCTTGGCTTGCCTATTATATAAGGTAAGTATCGGGCATGGATTCCTCCGTTATCTGATGTTGAAAGAGACATACTCTTGCTCGAGGAAAGATTCGAGTTCCTTCTGTAAAATGACGAGTCGATCAGTGATTGTTCCCGGTCTAACTTTTCTGGAAAATGGAGCGAACCTTGGAGGCCTCGTCGAGGGCAGGGATGGGAGCAGGGGCCGACATGTCTGATATGTTTCGTAGGTGTAGATGTGGTTTTGAAGTTTAGAAATGTATGGATATACTTGCAAAGTCGAAGAAGCCGAACGACCAACAACGAAGGCAAGAAATCTCAGTCTCCATCGGAAATAAATGGCGGGGGAATGACGTGGAAATATTTGTGCATGACGAAGAACTCGCCGCccgctgccgccgccgAGACGAACGAAGGAAGACTGATGAGTCCATAACAAACATACAATTCCCTTTCCATTATTCTCCACCGGTATTGGGTCAATGTCTAACCTATAAACATGAGCGACTACGCCTTTGTCCCTGGCGGGTCTCTCAAGTTCAAGGGCGGCGGCGACAAGTAGGTGGATTCATCTGAAACGTCAAGTTGTCGTATATTAACCACTTACgaacaggaagaagaagaagaaatctcactcttcttctgaccGCGCCAAAGTCGACAGTGAAATCAAGcagaaggacaaggaggtgAAGGATAAGTCGCGAGAGCGGGAAGTGAGCGCAGAAGTTGGGTCCGCGTCTCCTgctgagaggagagaagatggaccGAAGATGACGGAAGCGGAGAGGAGATTCTTGGAGAGtcagaagagaagagtgggTGTCCCTTTGCCTCTGCAAATCTGAAGATATAGGATGTAGCTGATATTCGCAGCGAGAGGAAAGGGCGAAACATACCGCGAAGAAGACGCACAAAGAGAGGGTGCAAGAGTTTAATGCCAAGCTGGATTCTCTCAGGTTAGTGTCATGAGCTTTATACCATCAGTGTAATCTGGCGCTGATTCTTTGCTGTAGCGAGCATCACGACATGCCTCGTGTAGGTCTTAACattgttgaagaggctCCCAATGATATAACTGACAGGTGCTCCCATAGATCGGACCCGGGTAACATCGACACTCAAGCCGGAGCCCTTTCATCACTTTATCATTCGGCCCCTCAAGGCTGTTTGCTGTATGTATGGAAGGTGATATTCACCCTGGTATTTAGCGAATCATTCAGTTTATGCAGCAACCATATTCTCAGACTGTATCCTTTCTCACTTGACGAAATGTAATGGATCTCATACTGATATTGTTGACACCTCTTTATATTCCTTTCCCGCTATTGTTTCGCCTTCTCGGAGAAGGTTCATTCCCCGCTATTATTTCGCCTTCTCGGAGAAGGTTAAGTGATTGAATTGTCTGAATTTAGTATCTCTCAAGAATACGTTATGCTACAATAGTCTCGAGTTTTCGGTGAGAACCTTTCCGGTCCGAAGGTGAAGTCTCCGACTCGTTATGCCAAACCAGTCCGGTGTACGTTAGACGTTTCTACACCGCTGTGTGTGACTAGCAACCGCAAACTGCACATATCGTTTGTTTGTGTATACGAGTGTACTGTGATCACCATGCTTCCATCTGTCTCTTCTACACCGACGGATCCATCTTTTTCTATGATGATCCTTATTTACGCGGAGCGCGCTGGACAGTCGTGCCTGAAGTGACGCCGAACAATaatctttctcttttccgtTGCTGGATCATTCACCTCAATTTTCGTGACCATAAGCCACGCTCTTTCATTCCAGCAGTTATTCATCCACCCTCCGCCAGCCAtgcccctccccccctcTCTCCCAGGTCTCCCGGATGACTATACTCCCCAGGTGAGCCCATTCATTGGCTGCTCATCAGCTCTGCTATTACTTCTACAGTCGGCTGAACGGCGTTGATTTTCTAGTATTTTGGAAACGATATAGTTGTTGGATTCGACTCTGAGGGCCAATACAAAGCTAAAGTCCTTGTAAGTGGAGCTGCGGTCGGAACAGCTTCAGAGCTAAATATGCTTTGCAGAGGTGCTGGTCAGACGAAGATGGCAGCATGATAcctcctccgccaccaGGTCAGGAAGCCCACCCTCTTGATCGCCCATTAAAGCGAGGTGAGGTGGGAATCAGGTTAGTCTAAGATTATTTGGTATGTTTAGTCATGTGCTGACCCAAATGTTCTTAACACAGTCATTTATCTACCGGTCAGCTTGCCATCGTCCCCGAGTCTACTCTCCGACTTTTTCAGCGTGAATTTCTCAAAGGTGATATTGTCAAGCGATCTTTGACTTCGCAAGAATCAGCTTTAGTGGTAAATGTCAAGACTGAAATCAAGCTACAACATGCTTTAACCGGAGAAGAACTTGACCAATGGGTCAAATATGAAGATGTGTCGAATGCGTTGGAAATAGATGCGAGGGATAGGGTGGTTTATGATAACTGGATTGGAACagttgaagaagtcagCTCAATACCTAGGGCAGTCTATACATGCGCATGTGCTGACTTCCTCATAGGTCTTTGAAAACGGTTTTGTCGAGACAAAGCTTGGTCGACATTACCGTATTGCGGAAATGGGGGGTCTTTTGGAAATCGGAAGGAGAGTCGAAGTATGTGCAGGTCTTCGATAGCTCAAAGAAAGCAAATCCTAACTTGGTGTGAATAGGAAGTTCTCCCGAAGAACCTTTTCGAGCAATTAGCCGCCATGCCCAAACCATTACCAGATTTTGCCGAACCTCAGACTGATCGTGTCCTGAAGATTGATCCAGTGGTCGTCTATGTCATTTGGAATGCTATAAACCAGAAGGTATGTTTTATAGTTGCATAAGAATGTGTCCTGTGCTGACTGTCTAACAATTTGTTCAGCTGCCTCCTTCTGAGCAAGGGAAGTTCAAAGAACCCGAGCCATTTTGGTACGGTGAAGATCTCAAGAAGCTCGCTCTTTTTGATACCACGCACTCTCAACCACCAAGTATAGGGTCAACTGTTGATTTCATCAGCGAAGATGCCAGGAGAAGTGAGTGAAATGTATAGCCGTCGATTTTCCTAGCTGACATTCAACAGAATACGGTGTGGAACCCTCAAGCCGCGTCGAAGGCACCGTGCTAGTTAGCACAATGCGAATCTTGGCAAGCCGTTCGACTTTGGTGCTTAGATGGCAAACCGGAAGGGAGACGGAGGAGCCCTCTACTGACTTTGTTCCTTATCACAATGTGGACGAGTAAGCTCCAGGCAACCGAGATCATAGATTCATTGCTGATTGTCATTCGAACAGCTACGAGACTTGGCCAGGTGAACATGTCATGTGGAGAGGCGATAATGGCGAACGACGGCACGCTGTTGTTCAAAAATTTGACCCTTACCAGCGAGTAGCTGAACTGCTCTTCATGGATGACCAAACGAAGGAACTCGTCCCTGTCATGGAGCTTGACCCCGGAGGCCGCTCTGGTACAAATGCTTATGGCGTAAGCATCGGTCAAATGGTCTTGCTTTGTGAAGACAACGGCTCGGTACCCCCTGAAGTCCCCTCATTCGGTCAGCATGAAACCCCAGTGAAGAACATGTGGGCAAGGCACGAATTTGCCAAGCTTGGCGAAGAATATGTGAGCGGCGATTCGAAGTTTGGTTGGTACCCTCCCGAGGGGGACAAACAGAGCGTTGATTGGTGGGGCGAAGTCGTGCAGCTGCATCTTAACGGAGAAGTGACCATCAAGCT belongs to Cryptococcus neoformans var. grubii H99 chromosome 7, complete sequence and includes:
- a CDS encoding translation initiation factor 4E, with the translated sequence MMGDQTPAQLIPGPSSRPISPRPLSANSHRSSNDEKEKKGLMLPPPVPVKTNKGQEDKPAPPRMTRLPSLKQLSEHLHYTPSTPSSQQPNPPDQSLDSSSSNPLRISTNPIVPQSSSAVSHTSPIITPTSTGRLKLPASAMMRSLSAGSNGSAPSGLAPIVSSPVIASNLGSAQGQDHPPTSVHSQTPAQQLAKFVPGGLGDFRPESGPEASINMSRSASHEAHTELHREIPSLEGIRRKVNNSKGEDQRRLGLPNERETEKEKSKSSVESTGEVTSISSVEGEKKKHPLRHSWTLYYDSKTYKPDPSLIAPKQGDKILADYEMTLLTVGKFDTVEGFARHFNNVRLPSQLTPSSNYHLFKNGIRPMWEDPANANGGKWVILFRSSPGTLDIAWANLTMALIGEILDPENQVCGIVGSTRPKVDRLQVWTRGKDDVEGLNQLGKRIVEIMALEGRDADSMSMEYQYNTNDSRPPPNKFIHIPYANRAPSTPSRSMSAAFQGPSGSFGGMGQTRTQSSSGVNLIHPLPIPPHSPVVIKGDHGSGNNAAGMKRGLSNDNPFTGPLDLVR
- a CDS encoding mitochondrial import inner membrane translocase subunit TIM8, which translates into the protein MSAPAPIPALDEASKKELESFLEQEQAKAKLQASIHELTNTCWNTCITGGISSKFSKSEAQCLENCVDRFLDSSLYIVRQIEAQKQQM
- a CDS encoding protein FAM32A, which gives rise to MSDYAFVPGGSLKFKGGGDKKKKKKSHSSSDRAKVDSEIKQKDKEVKDKSREREVSAEVGSASPAERREDGPKMTEAERRFLESQKRRREERAKHTAKKTHKERVQEFNAKLDSLSEHHDMPRIGPG
- a CDS encoding ubiquitin-conjugating enzyme E2 O, producing the protein MPLPPSLPGLPDDYTPQYFGNDIVVGFDSEGQYKAKVLRCWSDEDGSMIPPPPPGQEAHPLDRPLKRGEVGISHLSTGQLAIVPESTLRLFQREFLKGDIVKRSLTSQESALVVNVKTEIKLQHALTGEELDQWVKYEDVSNALEIDARDRVVYDNWIGTVEEVFENGFVETKLGRHYRIAEMGGLLEIGRRVEEVLPKNLFEQLAAMPKPLPDFAEPQTDRVLKIDPVVVYVIWNAINQKLPPSEQGKFKEPEPFWYGEDLKKLALFDTTHSQPPSIGSTVDFISEDARRKYGVEPSSRVEGTVLVSTMRILASRSTLVLRWQTGRETEEPSTDFVPYHNVDDYETWPGEHVMWRGDNGERRHAVVQKFDPYQRVAELLFMDDQTKELVPVMELDPGGRSGTNAYGVSIGQMVLLCEDNGSVPPEVPSFGQHETPVKNMWARHEFAKLGEEYVSGDSKFGWYPPEGDKQSVDWWGEVVQLHLNGEVTIKLANGDLKTTGIKNLAILNDPGSDMVDELGPEMDEGEAMDEDEYEEFDEWQNGMRGAHGGLMFDEAQLHGLQAMVSRLKESQQPEESESSWETMSEDDIHDVDTEGEVMEVDEMEEEEEEERAVAEAEAASRRQEQSEATFVEQQSFSSIKPLSSQPLQKAAPEAGPSTAIPSSSRAPLPKESLDEDDEQWVRFEMLEQAPRDHHFYNELSSGAAARSYHTRIQKEHRALQSSLPENILVRTYEDRLDLMRVLIIGPEGTPYTDAPFVFDVYLNPTKFPNEPPIVHFHSYTNGHGRCNPNLYEEGKVCLSILGTWSGDESESWNSSKSSLLQVFVSISGLVLVRCPYHCEPAFAKLEGTREGKINSRLYSEKAYVLSRTFVRTALERPPTGLESEIRYFYLTRGRLRSVIDHAQRLIEKGEVGQNIEQEEENAEMWNADAMGRLTMGAIITLKRTIGWLQKIWDTQSS